One region of Metallosphaera sedula DSM 5348 genomic DNA includes:
- a CDS encoding MFS transporter — translation MEEKNASEIIARLDRLPVWSLPATFIAVLGTGFLFTFFDIFDINVSFIQTALTTFGVSSPSSPEIPQLLGPVVLWNLVGYVIGALALTPLADRYGRKRMLMITMAITGLGSLYNALSPDYLNYLLARTITGIGVGADLAIVNTYINEVSPVNGRAKFTSLVFLFATLGAFLGLWLGLLITTPPAPFPLGLPFALGTTGIFATAGWRIMYGIGSLLALIGLLLRVELPESPRWLASKGRIMEASKIVERMEEAARKKIGELPPVPQHIEVKTITEVSYKEALRTILGNRVYLKRWIIVMSMWFFGYITVYTNAAGLTTILSSLGYPSSEAGMIASLGILGFVAVPVLLILFGDRLERKVWVPISAVIMLLGGAIMAEAGHNFFLEVLGAFVLFFGNNLWIPISYAWTTENFPTRARVTGFGLADGIGHIGGGIGAFLVALQIGNIVSHGVTSNTPLEVFMLMISFQLLSALISLAGIRTAKRRLDEISPH, via the coding sequence ATGGAGGAGAAGAACGCATCTGAGATTATAGCCAGGCTGGACAGGTTACCAGTCTGGTCTCTTCCCGCCACCTTCATTGCTGTTTTAGGTACAGGTTTCCTTTTCACGTTTTTTGATATCTTTGATATTAACGTCTCATTTATCCAGACAGCTCTTACAACCTTTGGCGTGAGTTCGCCGTCATCTCCCGAGATCCCCCAACTACTTGGACCCGTAGTCCTCTGGAATCTGGTGGGGTATGTAATTGGGGCCCTTGCCTTAACCCCTCTTGCGGACAGATATGGGAGGAAGAGAATGCTCATGATTACCATGGCCATCACAGGGCTGGGGTCACTGTATAACGCGCTCTCCCCAGATTACCTGAACTATTTGCTCGCTAGGACCATTACAGGGATAGGTGTGGGGGCAGATCTGGCCATAGTTAACACGTATATAAACGAGGTATCTCCCGTAAACGGAAGGGCGAAGTTTACATCCTTGGTTTTCCTTTTCGCTACCCTAGGAGCGTTTCTAGGCCTATGGCTTGGTCTCCTGATCACTACTCCGCCAGCACCTTTCCCCCTAGGGCTTCCATTTGCGTTGGGGACAACCGGGATTTTCGCAACCGCTGGTTGGAGAATCATGTACGGAATAGGTTCCCTCCTCGCCCTGATAGGCCTCCTACTCAGGGTGGAGCTACCCGAGTCTCCGAGATGGCTTGCGTCTAAGGGGAGGATTATGGAGGCCTCAAAAATCGTGGAGAGGATGGAGGAGGCAGCTAGAAAGAAGATAGGAGAACTGCCTCCAGTACCGCAACACATTGAGGTCAAGACTATCACAGAGGTTTCATACAAGGAAGCCTTGAGGACAATTCTAGGGAATAGGGTTTACCTGAAGAGATGGATCATTGTAATGTCCATGTGGTTCTTTGGGTATATCACGGTGTATACAAACGCTGCAGGGCTAACCACTATTCTCTCGTCCTTAGGGTATCCATCATCCGAGGCAGGCATGATAGCATCGCTTGGGATACTTGGTTTCGTGGCTGTACCGGTTCTTCTAATCCTGTTTGGGGACAGGCTAGAGAGAAAGGTGTGGGTTCCAATCTCCGCGGTAATCATGTTGTTGGGCGGGGCAATCATGGCTGAGGCTGGGCATAACTTCTTCCTTGAGGTTTTGGGGGCATTTGTTCTCTTCTTCGGGAATAACCTGTGGATTCCCATCTCCTACGCCTGGACTACGGAAAACTTTCCCACAAGAGCTAGGGTTACTGGCTTCGGATTGGCCGATGGAATAGGGCATATTGGAGGAGGAATAGGTGCCTTCCTCGTGGCATTACAGATTGGTAACATAGTCTCTCATGGTGTAACAAGTAACACACCCCTGGAGGTGTTCATGTTAATGATATCGTTCCAGCTCTTATCTGCGTTGATATCCCTGGCAGGAATCAGGACAGCAAAGAGGCGTCTCGACGAGATATCCCCTCACTGA
- a CDS encoding helix-turn-helix domain-containing protein, producing MGSLKIMTISVQHEGCWTSNLGDVDASTVNYQVYPERDYLRSRITVYPKDKSVVLRMKRSRGVLKINKATSYGDVYFVDFLNRYRDSLAGWLYDKEVMFLFNRIWRGTETWGFVIPRDRVSEILGEVSSYGKLVNYTLEDFKLNLGPRLSPAERRALKTAFSRGYLDYPRKADADTVAMELGLSKVTFLHHLRNAYRKLTVHYLNSDLS from the coding sequence ATGGGATCATTAAAGATAATGACCATTTCAGTCCAACATGAGGGTTGTTGGACTAGTAATTTGGGCGATGTTGATGCGAGCACCGTGAACTACCAAGTTTATCCGGAAAGGGATTACCTTAGGTCAAGGATAACGGTTTACCCTAAGGATAAATCCGTGGTCTTGAGAATGAAGAGGTCTAGGGGAGTGCTTAAGATTAACAAGGCAACCTCGTACGGCGATGTGTACTTTGTGGACTTTCTTAACAGGTACAGGGATTCCCTAGCCGGTTGGCTATATGATAAGGAGGTAATGTTCCTGTTTAATAGGATCTGGAGGGGAACTGAAACCTGGGGCTTCGTGATTCCCAGGGACAGGGTATCTGAGATATTGGGTGAAGTTTCCTCCTATGGTAAACTGGTGAACTACACGCTGGAGGACTTCAAGCTCAACCTTGGCCCTAGACTATCTCCCGCGGAAAGGCGGGCGTTAAAGACTGCCTTTTCCAGGGGATACCTAGACTATCCAAGGAAGGCAGATGCGGACACGGTAGCCATGGAGTTGGGTCTCAGCAAGGTCACCTTCCTCCATCACCTGAGGAACGCGTATAGGAAGTTGACGGTACATTACCTTAACTCGGACTTGAGCTAG
- a CDS encoding aldehyde dehydrogenase family protein encodes MIPIILGGEKVVTQAKITVMDPGKGKPLNEVSVAGREETRHAIELADQAFDHFSRLALKERTKILERAAEIMEKRSEELARTLTAESGKPIRDARVEVTRAIHLFRSAAQEVRLVLEGATFRVDGYEYPPGNERRMVMSVREPLGVVGAILPFNFPANSFAHKVAPNLAVGNTVVVKPSTSTPITGVLLGEILYEAGLPKGVLSVLPGGGDTVGAEIVENRRVKGITFTGSTPVGTSIASKAVTTGKRVMMEMGGSDPIVVFKDADLERAVSISVRARFEYAGQNCNAGKRILVQEEIYEKFLKEYVNRVKSLRVGDPMDESTEMGPVISASVVKDLENAVLDSETKGGVIHRGMAGTGGYYFAPTVVENANLDMVIMKREIFGPVAPIAKFSDWKEAVELANSTEYGLQASIFTSDLKLALKMSREIRAGAVIVNDSTRLRWDSLPFGGVGLSGIGSREGVRSTMLAMTEEKLISLDLS; translated from the coding sequence ATGATTCCAATTATTCTAGGCGGAGAGAAGGTAGTAACTCAGGCAAAGATAACCGTGATGGATCCGGGGAAAGGAAAACCCCTGAACGAGGTTTCCGTTGCTGGAAGGGAAGAAACGAGACACGCCATAGAGCTAGCTGACCAGGCCTTCGATCACTTCTCTAGGCTCGCATTGAAGGAGAGAACAAAGATTCTTGAGAGGGCGGCTGAAATCATGGAGAAGAGGAGCGAGGAACTGGCTAGAACCCTGACAGCCGAGTCCGGGAAGCCCATCAGGGATGCTAGGGTTGAGGTAACTAGGGCAATCCATCTCTTCAGGTCAGCAGCGCAGGAAGTTAGACTAGTTCTTGAGGGAGCTACGTTCAGGGTAGACGGATATGAGTATCCTCCCGGTAACGAGAGGAGAATGGTGATGTCTGTGAGAGAGCCACTGGGAGTGGTTGGGGCAATCCTCCCCTTCAATTTCCCGGCAAATAGTTTCGCACACAAGGTTGCACCGAATTTAGCGGTCGGAAACACCGTGGTAGTAAAGCCCTCAACCTCAACCCCCATTACGGGAGTCCTACTGGGGGAGATCCTGTATGAGGCAGGACTTCCCAAGGGTGTGTTAAGCGTTCTGCCAGGGGGTGGAGATACCGTGGGGGCAGAGATAGTGGAGAACAGGAGGGTGAAAGGAATCACGTTTACCGGCTCAACTCCCGTGGGGACGTCCATTGCCTCAAAGGCCGTGACAACGGGAAAGAGGGTTATGATGGAGATGGGCGGATCTGATCCAATCGTAGTGTTCAAGGATGCCGATCTCGAGAGGGCGGTCTCAATATCCGTGAGGGCCAGGTTTGAGTATGCAGGGCAGAATTGTAATGCCGGGAAGAGGATACTGGTTCAGGAGGAGATTTACGAGAAATTCCTCAAGGAGTACGTGAATAGGGTGAAATCCCTGCGGGTTGGTGATCCCATGGACGAGAGCACTGAGATGGGACCTGTTATCTCGGCGAGCGTGGTTAAGGACCTGGAGAACGCGGTGTTAGACTCCGAGACGAAGGGAGGGGTGATTCACAGGGGTATGGCGGGCACTGGCGGTTATTATTTTGCTCCCACAGTGGTCGAGAACGCTAACTTGGACATGGTCATCATGAAGAGGGAGATCTTTGGTCCCGTTGCACCAATAGCTAAGTTCTCTGATTGGAAGGAGGCCGTGGAATTGGCAAACTCGACCGAATATGGCCTGCAGGCCTCTATCTTCACCTCAGATTTGAAATTGGCACTAAAGATGAGCCGGGAAATCAGGGCCGGAGCAGTGATAGTGAATGACAGTACCAGGTTGAGGTGGGACTCCCTTCCCTTCGGCGGGGTAGGTCTCAGCGGGATAGGGAGCAGGGAGGGGGTGAGAAGTACCATGTTAGCCATGACAGAGGAGAAGCTGATCTCCTTGGACCTCTCCTAG
- the hpaD gene encoding 3,4-dihydroxyphenylacetate 2,3-dioxygenase, which yields MLDILRVSHVVYRVTDLDRALFFYRDLLGFVETERNGNEAYLRGVEEGQHHSLVLRKADSPGLSYASLRVRKPEVLDQAREKFDEIGIRYRRMKERGVEEAILFEDPQGLPILLYHDMEYVGDRRLKFHEYRGVTPVRIDHINFMVRDLDVEVEFYTKVFGFTETETFLDRDGKKMVSWMTKIGHSHEIAIARSSRNVPGFHHATFYVHDVRDIIRAADLVSSAQLWDSLERGPGRHGVTQGFYVYLRDQDRNRIEFFTGDYFVLDPDKWKPIAWTWDQLRYRSDFWGREVPETWLKEWVPVEDITGKLRGWNN from the coding sequence ATGCTGGACATATTACGCGTCTCCCATGTAGTTTACAGGGTCACTGATCTGGACAGGGCCCTCTTTTTCTATAGGGACCTCCTGGGCTTCGTGGAGACGGAGAGAAATGGAAACGAGGCTTATTTACGCGGAGTTGAGGAGGGACAACATCACAGTCTTGTTTTAAGGAAAGCTGACTCCCCCGGTTTATCCTACGCCTCCTTGAGGGTGAGAAAACCCGAGGTTCTGGATCAGGCCAGGGAGAAGTTCGATGAGATTGGCATAAGGTACAGGAGAATGAAGGAAAGGGGAGTGGAGGAGGCAATCCTCTTTGAGGACCCGCAGGGTCTACCTATTCTCCTGTATCACGACATGGAGTACGTGGGAGATAGAAGGCTCAAGTTCCACGAGTACAGGGGAGTGACCCCCGTAAGGATAGATCACATCAATTTCATGGTAAGGGACCTAGACGTTGAGGTTGAGTTCTACACCAAGGTCTTTGGATTCACTGAGACCGAGACGTTCCTGGATAGGGATGGGAAAAAGATGGTCTCCTGGATGACCAAGATCGGTCACTCGCACGAGATTGCCATCGCCAGAAGTTCCAGGAACGTTCCGGGGTTTCATCACGCAACCTTCTACGTTCATGACGTGAGGGATATCATAAGGGCTGCGGACCTAGTCTCCTCGGCTCAACTTTGGGACAGCCTAGAGAGGGGACCTGGAAGGCACGGGGTTACCCAGGGGTTTTACGTTTACCTCAGGGATCAGGACAGGAATAGGATAGAGTTCTTCACGGGCGATTACTTCGTTCTAGATCCCGATAAGTGGAAACCCATAGCCTGGACCTGGGACCAGCTGAGGTACAGGTCAGACTTCTGGGGAAGGGAGGTGCCAGAGACCTGGCTCAAGGAGTGGGTTCCCGTGGAGGATATCACGGGTAAATTACGGGGGTGGAATAATTGA
- a CDS encoding 4-hydroxyphenylacetate 3-hydroxylase family protein: MIRKGIDFIKSMKEGHHGEIYYNGEKVSDVTEHPAFRAAIHTVSDYYDLHWKDEYKEYLRVYNPDVGEETSITFFRPRNKEELRRLRMGISKIYDFYRGFFGRSPDYLNVWTMLFYAHADDYFGKVFGNKMMENVIEIYREAAKQDLFYTHAIVAPMYDRSRPPSQWEDPYIQVGVVRETTEGLVVRGAALLSTAGPYSERLWYLPNIKRDTDPRYSVFFSLPTESKGVKFISRRGFHPKEEFGEFEYPITSRYEEPDAIMVLDNVLIPWDRVIFYKKPEEIEGFMWHTVNLRGWFNWHFVIQHYSRTKFLAGLAIAIAEAVGINNFINVQEKLGEILIYLAMYEAGMVASEELGEQLPGVYRPNPQIAIATSSMGMKALPRINEILRSISAGSSIPVPAGIRDFENPEERALLDKYLASKGLPALERVKLFNILWDTIGSETGMRYEQYDRFSRGDPTIRWAQMYTEVYKDRKQEFVKMVRDIMDQMPNPKA; the protein is encoded by the coding sequence TTGATCCGAAAGGGAATAGATTTCATAAAAAGCATGAAGGAAGGACACCACGGGGAGATATACTATAATGGGGAGAAGGTAAGTGACGTAACAGAGCATCCCGCATTTAGGGCTGCCATACACACGGTCTCAGACTACTACGACCTTCATTGGAAGGATGAATACAAGGAATACCTGAGGGTGTATAACCCTGACGTGGGGGAGGAGACCAGTATAACCTTCTTCAGGCCAAGGAATAAGGAGGAGTTGAGAAGGCTGAGGATGGGGATAAGTAAGATTTACGACTTCTATAGGGGATTCTTCGGTAGGAGTCCAGATTACCTAAACGTATGGACCATGTTATTCTACGCACATGCTGACGACTACTTCGGTAAGGTGTTTGGAAATAAGATGATGGAGAACGTGATAGAGATATATAGGGAGGCAGCTAAACAGGACCTTTTCTACACGCACGCCATTGTCGCCCCGATGTATGATAGATCCAGACCACCCTCACAATGGGAGGACCCCTACATACAGGTGGGCGTGGTCAGGGAAACCACCGAGGGACTCGTGGTGAGGGGCGCCGCGCTACTATCCACTGCAGGTCCCTACTCCGAAAGGTTGTGGTACCTGCCCAACATCAAGAGGGACACCGACCCCAGGTATTCCGTGTTCTTCTCACTTCCCACGGAAAGTAAGGGTGTAAAGTTCATCTCCAGGAGGGGGTTCCATCCCAAGGAGGAGTTCGGCGAGTTTGAGTACCCGATTACCTCTAGATATGAGGAACCTGACGCCATTATGGTATTGGACAACGTTTTGATACCTTGGGATAGGGTGATCTTTTACAAGAAACCTGAGGAGATAGAGGGGTTCATGTGGCATACGGTGAACCTGAGGGGATGGTTCAACTGGCACTTCGTGATTCAGCACTACTCCAGGACGAAGTTCTTGGCAGGCCTGGCCATAGCCATTGCTGAGGCCGTGGGGATTAACAATTTCATCAATGTGCAGGAGAAGTTGGGAGAGATCCTAATCTACCTAGCAATGTATGAAGCTGGGATGGTGGCATCAGAGGAACTAGGGGAGCAATTACCTGGAGTATATAGACCGAATCCGCAGATAGCCATAGCCACTAGCTCCATGGGAATGAAGGCATTACCCAGGATAAACGAGATACTTAGGTCCATAAGTGCTGGATCTTCTATCCCCGTTCCAGCGGGAATTAGGGACTTTGAAAACCCCGAGGAGAGAGCTCTCCTGGACAAGTACCTAGCGTCCAAGGGGTTGCCAGCCCTAGAGAGGGTGAAGCTGTTCAATATTCTCTGGGACACCATAGGTTCTGAGACCGGGATGAGGTATGAGCAGTACGACAGGTTCAGTAGGGGAGATCCCACAATTAGGTGGGCTCAGATGTATACCGAGGTGTATAAGGACAGAAAGCAAGAGTTTGTGAAGATGGTGAGGGACATCATGGATCAGATGCCAAACCCTAAGGCATAA
- a CDS encoding fumarylacetoacetate hydrolase family protein: MKLVSFIQEGERKFGYLKGDSIILTQELAGKETGEEVKVNQVKLTAPLVPSAIFCTLVNSPRMLGVESKEEAREMLGSPKFFLKLPQLAIGPGDTILAPKSGVRPEVEIGVIVSKPLKMATRDEARNAVLGYTVFNDVTAPGEMKEDMYYAYRRDPMDGKVKKMAVRGSHFRNKNRDTFAPMGPWIVTPDELSDLSGLTMRSIYGDVVVQEGKTDELIFGVEDLLVEVSKVLTVPRLSLISTGTIGYRGAEEASEYKFQAMEANLVVEVEKIGRLENPVRVERS, encoded by the coding sequence ATGAAACTCGTTTCGTTTATTCAGGAAGGAGAAAGGAAGTTCGGTTACCTGAAGGGAGATTCCATTATCCTAACACAGGAACTTGCGGGAAAGGAAACGGGCGAAGAGGTTAAGGTTAACCAGGTTAAGTTAACTGCTCCCCTAGTTCCGTCGGCCATATTTTGCACACTGGTGAACTCGCCCAGGATGCTGGGTGTGGAGAGCAAGGAGGAGGCCAGGGAGATGCTGGGTTCCCCAAAGTTCTTTCTGAAACTTCCGCAGTTGGCCATAGGACCTGGAGATACCATTCTGGCCCCCAAGTCTGGCGTGAGGCCTGAGGTCGAGATAGGGGTAATCGTGAGCAAGCCCCTCAAGATGGCCACCAGAGATGAGGCTAGGAATGCGGTACTAGGTTACACTGTGTTTAATGACGTTACGGCTCCAGGTGAGATGAAGGAGGACATGTATTACGCGTACAGGCGAGATCCCATGGATGGAAAGGTGAAGAAGATGGCCGTGAGGGGATCCCATTTCAGGAACAAGAACAGGGACACCTTTGCCCCAATGGGACCGTGGATTGTGACTCCGGATGAGTTAAGCGACCTATCTGGGTTGACCATGAGGAGCATTTATGGGGATGTGGTGGTCCAGGAGGGGAAGACCGACGAACTAATCTTTGGGGTGGAGGACCTTCTCGTGGAGGTGTCCAAGGTGCTCACGGTCCCCAGGTTAAGCTTGATCTCAACCGGGACCATAGGTTACAGGGGCGCTGAAGAGGCGTCAGAGTACAAGTTTCAGGCCATGGAGGCCAACCTAGTTGTGGAGGTCGAGAAGATAGGGAGGCTGGAGAATCCGGTGAGGGTGGAGAGATCGTGA
- a CDS encoding SDR family NAD(P)-dependent oxidoreductase, protein MLALVTGASKGIGKATVQLLMREGYKVVATSRTEPEVGDYRFRLDVSNRAEVESLIAKVRNEIGEIDAVVNNAGFGVYGSFLETSLEEEEYMVKTNFLGPIYVTKSIYPVMVKRRSGSIVNVVSEAAYVNSPVLLVYSATKAGLASFTNGLWAEARKYGVKVSGVYPGPVKTNFSSHPSFKGREITPKYAVEPEKVAKAILKGIRTGKREIYVPSKLKLDPYFLKLANVMQELTYRLVDKFSV, encoded by the coding sequence ATGCTAGCTTTAGTTACTGGGGCATCAAAGGGGATAGGGAAGGCCACGGTACAACTTCTCATGAGGGAAGGATACAAGGTCGTGGCCACATCTAGGACCGAGCCAGAGGTTGGCGACTACAGGTTCAGGCTAGACGTATCCAATAGGGCTGAGGTCGAGTCCCTGATCGCGAAGGTGAGGAACGAGATTGGGGAAATAGACGCTGTGGTGAACAACGCTGGCTTTGGGGTGTATGGCTCCTTCCTGGAAACCTCGTTGGAGGAAGAGGAATACATGGTTAAAACCAATTTCCTAGGCCCGATCTACGTCACGAAAAGTATCTATCCTGTGATGGTCAAGAGGAGATCGGGCTCCATAGTTAATGTGGTGTCTGAGGCAGCTTACGTTAACTCTCCGGTTCTCCTGGTGTATTCCGCAACCAAGGCTGGACTAGCTAGCTTCACCAACGGACTTTGGGCTGAAGCCAGAAAGTACGGAGTTAAGGTATCTGGAGTTTACCCTGGTCCCGTCAAGACCAACTTCTCCTCTCACCCGTCCTTTAAGGGGAGGGAAATAACACCAAAGTACGCTGTGGAACCAGAAAAGGTGGCCAAGGCAATTTTAAAGGGAATAAGAACGGGGAAGAGGGAGATCTACGTTCCCTCTAAACTCAAGCTAGATCCCTATTTCCTTAAGCTAGCTAACGTAATGCAAGAGTTAACCTATAGGCTCGTGGACAAGTTTTCTGTTTAG
- a CDS encoding TatD family hydrolase — translation MLYDAHCHCSELDGKYNVVVAAVSMDLKTSMKTLNMKGVLRGVGIHPWNAGNGELERVKELVERADFIGEVGLDYRLSKASREVQIKYFQEFLLPDKTVNIHALDAWEDAFNLALRHGVKRAIFHWYTGPQTLLKDIEGAGYFITINPSVTFQEKHQKILDVAPLEIILTESDGGYVYRGRLLEPNMVKDALQFISKRKGVDEGELERVIERNFVKAFGTSSNILPRE, via the coding sequence ATGCTATATGATGCCCACTGTCACTGTTCTGAACTAGACGGGAAATATAACGTGGTAGTCGCTGCGGTCTCCATGGACCTTAAGACCTCGATGAAGACCCTTAACATGAAAGGGGTCCTACGCGGTGTCGGAATTCATCCATGGAATGCTGGAAACGGTGAACTCGAGAGGGTCAAGGAACTCGTGGAAAGGGCAGACTTCATAGGAGAAGTTGGATTAGATTACAGACTATCTAAGGCAAGTAGGGAGGTTCAGATCAAGTATTTCCAGGAGTTTCTCCTCCCAGATAAGACCGTGAACATCCACGCCCTAGATGCCTGGGAGGATGCCTTCAATCTGGCGTTAAGACATGGGGTAAAGAGGGCGATATTTCACTGGTATACTGGCCCACAAACCCTCCTCAAGGACATTGAGGGAGCAGGTTACTTCATAACGATTAACCCGTCTGTCACCTTCCAGGAGAAGCACCAGAAAATTCTCGACGTTGCCCCCCTGGAAATAATCCTCACCGAAAGCGACGGAGGTTACGTGTACAGAGGAAGACTTCTAGAGCCCAACATGGTGAAGGATGCACTGCAATTCATTTCCAAGAGGAAGGGAGTCGATGAGGGAGAACTTGAGAGAGTGATAGAGAGAAATTTTGTTAAAGCATTTGGGACAAGTTCTAATATCCTCCCGCGAGAGTGA
- a CDS encoding extracellular solute-binding protein yields the protein MIALNKGLVIGIVVLVIIVVGVLAYVEIGMPKHVTPSPTTNTTTTTTTTTTTSQTPLYIWVADAYTAEAQYLGSSFQNATGITVPTPKGGGSFGLAREIASEGPNAQVSVFLPVALSAASPSYLGNYSSGWAIAFVADQLTIAYTNSSINNPYAQEALNYAKEAEAGNTSAWYNFFQILSSGKVKVGISDPNTDPAGFRAWITLELAGYEYANNTFLFYNEMLNNKGNVTASNAAELVSPLEAGQINFLFIYKSAAIAKGLEYIQLPNQINQGDPSYSSLYSKFEYNLSTGPVYGSPIYLFITVPKNANNQAEALEFVTYVIENSQSLSKFGLLPLSPAILFNSTAVPPQIASLLSQGKLVEGGTL from the coding sequence TTGATAGCCTTGAACAAGGGTTTAGTTATTGGTATAGTTGTGTTAGTAATAATTGTAGTAGGAGTTTTAGCATATGTGGAGATTGGAATGCCGAAACACGTAACTCCCTCGCCAACTACCAACACAACTACTACGACCACGACGACTACCACTACCTCTCAAACCCCGCTCTACATATGGGTAGCTGATGCCTACACGGCAGAGGCCCAATATCTAGGTTCGTCGTTCCAGAACGCCACAGGCATAACTGTGCCCACTCCCAAGGGAGGCGGATCCTTCGGGCTAGCGAGGGAGATCGCGTCCGAGGGTCCCAACGCCCAGGTTAGCGTCTTCCTTCCTGTGGCCCTCTCAGCTGCATCTCCCTCATACCTGGGAAATTACTCCTCCGGCTGGGCAATAGCCTTCGTAGCAGACCAGCTCACCATAGCTTACACTAACTCCAGCATAAACAATCCGTACGCACAAGAAGCCCTCAATTACGCCAAGGAGGCAGAGGCCGGAAACACGTCAGCGTGGTACAACTTCTTCCAGATACTGAGTAGCGGTAAGGTTAAGGTTGGTATCTCAGATCCCAACACAGACCCCGCTGGTTTTAGGGCGTGGATTACCCTAGAGTTAGCTGGATATGAATATGCCAACAACACTTTCCTATTCTACAATGAAATGCTGAACAACAAGGGTAACGTGACCGCGTCCAACGCAGCTGAGCTGGTATCGCCGTTGGAGGCGGGACAGATCAACTTCCTATTCATTTACAAGTCGGCTGCCATAGCCAAGGGGTTGGAGTATATACAACTTCCCAATCAGATTAACCAGGGAGATCCTAGTTACTCGAGCCTTTACTCTAAGTTTGAGTACAATCTATCCACAGGACCGGTTTACGGTTCCCCCATCTACCTCTTCATCACTGTACCCAAGAACGCAAATAACCAGGCCGAGGCTCTTGAGTTCGTGACGTACGTGATTGAGAACTCCCAGTCCCTAAGTAAGTTCGGCCTACTTCCGCTGTCTCCTGCAATCCTGTTCAACTCTACGGCAGTTCCTCCTCAGATAGCCTCTTTACTCTCCCAGGGTAAACTGGTTGAAGGAGGTACGCTTTGA
- a CDS encoding ABC transporter permease — protein MNWIKVISIFSALLLSVPVLYILIEGFVVRSPQAFSSSFLEGVELSLISSVTAAIIDVVVFTPLAYYLSRGRDPVVDTLADVPASIPHPIVGVALVFLDASYSPVGKFLQALGINFFDTFQGLVAALVIVSAPIYVRGMRSYFDALPRSYENYAMSLGAGPLRTFAYVVLPESLRGVVLSALTSMSRALSEFGSIAIIAYYVLGQPFNGVSPASIQIYNYYGYYGPQVAISASAVMILAGLILLIGIKILGLRLR, from the coding sequence TTGAACTGGATAAAGGTAATCTCGATTTTTTCTGCTCTTCTCCTCTCAGTTCCGGTTCTCTACATTCTCATTGAAGGTTTCGTGGTTAGATCTCCACAGGCCTTCTCATCCTCTTTTCTGGAGGGAGTGGAGCTCTCGCTCATTTCATCTGTAACGGCAGCCATCATAGACGTGGTGGTCTTCACTCCCCTGGCATACTATCTATCGAGGGGAAGGGATCCAGTAGTGGACACCTTGGCTGACGTCCCGGCCTCGATCCCGCATCCGATCGTTGGAGTCGCGCTTGTGTTCCTGGATGCAAGTTATTCTCCGGTGGGAAAGTTTCTCCAGGCCCTTGGGATAAACTTCTTCGACACTTTTCAAGGCTTGGTGGCAGCCCTAGTGATAGTTTCAGCCCCGATTTACGTTAGGGGAATGAGATCCTACTTTGATGCCTTACCTAGATCCTACGAAAACTACGCCATGAGCTTGGGGGCAGGACCCCTCAGAACCTTCGCGTATGTGGTTCTGCCCGAGTCCCTCAGGGGAGTGGTTTTGTCGGCGTTAACCAGCATGTCCAGGGCATTGAGCGAGTTCGGTTCCATAGCTATTATCGCATATTACGTTCTAGGTCAGCCCTTCAATGGCGTCTCGCCAGCATCAATACAGATCTATAACTATTACGGATATTACGGACCGCAGGTGGCCATCTCCGCCTCCGCGGTAATGATATTGGCAGGCCTGATTCTGCTGATAGGCATAAAGATTCTAGGGTTAAGGTTGAGATAA